Part of the Apium graveolens cultivar Ventura unplaced genomic scaffold, ASM990537v1 ctg487, whole genome shotgun sequence genome is shown below.
agaataggagaaagagggatatcatcaagaagaggctctttcccaggaatatcagggactggataggcagtgagagtcacctccggaatcttcttcccaatctcctctactatctgctcccaatagctagaaaaggtctccgggaagttagcatcgtactcagcatttaggacatcctgaaagtcctgagatgccttatactcagctatcacctcagctcgggccctttgagcatccagctccagcttacgaactttctccttctcatccgccagctccttctctacctcacggaaacgagtgaagttggcctcggaagccttgaggtacctatccctgtccctctcagcaatagttaggctggtcctcacatccttcaaattgtgaagggcagcctggagataggtattcatctgcacgaacatatcaaagtacagtaagtaattaaaaaaaaaagttaaaaaaggaagaggcttacagaagccacggcctgagcacccagacgctcaatctgtaggtcatcagaagactctacgatctcagccctgtcacgaggcgtgatcacactctgagaccaaacggcggcagcctcggaactccctaccaccgtgtccctcctctaaaggccccaagtgacggtgaagggagatgtatcttcatcaaggctaggaggcctctgggataaaaaggtagggacggcctcctgaaccgtgactgaagggccatcaccaatcctaacccgcttgtcgcggtgggtctcaacagcagagcccttggcggcgcgggcctcccgcttcttgaagatcgtgtccaaagcggccctagctgcaggcaaatacgagcacgtaagaaaaaggacaaatagagaatggagaaaatggaacaaaaaggggaaagaaataccctcgggaccaaggtcacttagacctaaaccttgcaaattaccctctgaaaggatgagagcgcaatggtgcaagttatcagcagtaatggccttgatggccgcatcctcatctatccccaattttaggtctcttaaagacccgtctatactttttgagaagttgggcctgaaaaaatggtcccaaccctcctcggaatccagaaatacataaaaccactcactcttccatgttggatacgagtcgggattggtgccagaaataaagcaggaacgagccaaggatctatgaactattttgacccatccttggtcctcagaagcatttacaaatttaaataaataacgaaagacacaaacatttggctcaaaaccgtgtttacgagattgggccatataacagtgaataaaacgccaagagttgggtgtgagttgggtcggacagactcgggcctcagccaaaaggcgaaaaacaaaaggatgaggaggtaggcgaaaaccagcatagaaggtttccttatagacccgaatggccccaggttttgggtagcaggccctatcatttgggcctggagcctcggccctataagggtgagaaatgccaaaaaggcgggctatggtacctacttgatctggaccaagtctagaaggataattatatgcatctaagtgtaacatgttaggaaaggcttgcccgaattcggttaaaagatccctaagagaaataactgaggaatgtacaagagattttttacctcggctggccctagagggacgggcaacagcttgggggacatgggagtgagatgaatcagaatccgccatggatgaagacaaaaacccaggaagctcttgaaagtaagtgaagaagatgaagattcaaacggaatcttcaaaataagcccagaaagcggcggagtagaaagccggaaatcgcttggaggtggcgattcttgagagactaattgcagagttgaagtttagaaatttttgtgaaagtgaagtgtgagaaatgaactcacactccacctcttatatagaggagctcaaagatgcacaaacgggcctgggcctaagaaaaaggcgggaagcccataagatttgaattttgaaaagatttaaaatcaaagttcattgaatgaatcaaggctcgaacagcctcaacaacgcccagggtaCATTATCCCAcgccgttgttagaagtgtggctcctaggcgtggtacaacaacgcccaggaagcatatgtcctcaacaacgcccaggatgcattgtccctagccgttgtgaggagtgtggctcctaggcgtggatcaacaacgcccaggaagcatctgtctccaacaacgcccaggacgcaagtttcctagacgttgttagaaaactgtcccctaggcgtgggtgcacgacgtctaggatctatgaatgcatcagcctccaacaacgcccaggacgcaagtttcctagacgttgttaggaaaccgtctcctaggcgtggatcaacaacgcccaggaagcatcagcctccaacaacgcccaggaagcatcagcctccaacaacgcccaggacgcaagtttcctagacgttgttaggaaactatctcctaggcgtggatcaacaacgcctaggatgtattgagcagcaaaagttctatttttctgatcatttaattagaaattagggaaaaaatccaaggaaattccttaaatattttctgaaaaatgttaatattttcagaaataaggaataaatccagaaaattaaaggataaatcccagaaattagggaaaaaatccagaaaaataaggaaattccttaaatattttctgaaaaatgtaaatattttcagaaataaggaataaatccagaaaattaaaggataaatccaagaaattagggaaaaaatccagaaaaataaggaaattccttaaatattttctgaaaaatgttaatattttcagaaataaggaataaatccagaaaattaaaggataaatcccagaaattagggaaaaatccagaaattaaggataaatcccagtaaattagggaaaaatccagaaaattaaggaaaattcccgaaaattagggaaaaattcctggaaattaagatgattcctgaataaaaggaagattcattgtaaatgtataggtcgctccacactttacgcaaaaatgaaaccctgtaagggaacgaatagatttaacttctgcgaaacctaatcaatgtttcctaaaagttggggggcaaatgatagggataaataagtcttgattttataattaatgggttgctaggcccaataagaagatgtatgatattcagaccagaaaggttaagcctgatggaccagatcaggcctggtggaataaaaaaggcccaaaagccctgattattaattaatttcgtaattaattaataaggaaaaaatcagctattgagaagagtcccgataaggatataaatccttatagattagcctcaaggggacctgaaaggataaggaatcagcttcctacttcctaggactcctaagccTATTCtgattatgagacttgcccaccaggtctcctataccaagtccaattcaaggactcccaacatctatataaggggtctcaccccacaaatcagaactacgttttttggcttgattctctaattcacagagatacgtaggcatctcgtaaaggcagaattaagctacgatacacgagagcagccattaaaggccttgagctcccgaatcttagtaataaatccagcaaataataaccttagttttttatccataacacacTTATACTattatgattttaaaaaattatttcaaataaattaATTCAGCTCGTGCTTCACACGGGTTATCAACTAGTATATAATAATACGTAAAATTACGTAAAAACTCAACATAAAAATTTGATCATATAATCTGTAAATCGAGACAAATACCTTGACCAGTGATTTTTTTTCACATGGGACTTAACTATACTAAATTTTTGTTCATTAGATGAGTTAAACCTTTCTTGTTCGACCAGTCTACAGTTAAATCCTTAACGTCACATTATCGTTTTCTTTTTTTGTGAATCCAGGACGTGGATATTAAAGTACGGACGTGGATATTAAAGGACGAACACatgatttttataaaaataataatcccTCAATCAATTAAAGAATTTGATTAAATTGGCGAGATGAGATTAATTCTTAAATTTAGGGTTTGCATGTCCATATATCATGCACACCACACTTTTTGGCGTTCTCCCACCCAAATAGAAATTCCCAAATAAATAAATGGAGTTTGATTAAAATATAGTCGAACAATTATCCTAGGCGACCGTTATAGCTAACATCGACATTGTTGGAGACACTGTTACGGGAGAAATTTTGTTGTTCTGGACATATTTTAGATACCTTACAAGTGCAATAGCCTTTCTCCAATATCCCTCTTCAGCTAAAATGCCACCAGTTTCTCGAGTAATCTCACTTAGAACTTTTTTCTTTCGAAAGACTAGTAGCTTTGCGATGAAAATGAGAAGGCATGCCGTAGAGGTGACACCAGAGATCAGATATATTCCCCAGAAGCTCTCGATGGTGAGGTTATCGGTGTTCGTTATAGCAGAACAGTTTGTTGATGATGGGAACCATTTTTTTTCCAAGCCTTCAAGAACACCGTTTTCGGAGATAATCAAAATGGCCTCGGATACATCTCTAGCTATGGGAGATCCTTTCTGAAAAACCTGCATGCATGCATAGCACGAAATATTATTTTTCAGAGTATAAAGATTAAAGACTTTCGTGTTCCTGTGAGATTTTTCGAAAAGCTAATCTTTGTTAAAGTAGTAGAAACAAAATGTCAGAGAACTGATAAAGTGTTGGTGCGGTGGTTGAGCTATGTCCACCTTGCTCGAGGTACTCCTGGTGTGTGCGTGtgtgattaattatcaaaaaaaaACTTACAAATCCCAGTCCTCCGAATCTGTAGGTAGGTCCAACAAGCGTATATTGATTACAGTACTCTTGCATGAAAACTTTTTGATACGGGAGCTCAAGAAACAATGCTGAGATATCTCCTCTGTCGAAATCAGAATGATACTCAAATTGGCTATCGATGCCTTTTATGTTTTGAAGTCCCAATACATTTGTCAAGTAATCTTTAACAAATGAATCACCATCAACACCAACTGATGCATTTGTTTTCCTCAACCACTCTATATCTTTTACCTTTGGCTCAAGTCTTTGAATTGTCAGCATCGAGCTCAGACTAGCTGTGTAACTGGAGGTGAGAATTAATACAACAAACAACCACACCGCAACCACCACTTTTGTAAAGTTGCTGTAAACCTTCTCCCCTGCATAGTTTTGGCTCCAAAAATAAGTACTATTTGCATTTAACTGTAAATTTTTGGGGATAGACTTGATACATGACAACTTGGGCTCTCGTGTTCTAGTTCTAAGTTAATTTTGCAGAAGAACGAAGAAAGACCATAGTGGTACTGGTTAATGATTCAAAGTGATACATGAAAGAACTTGGCTAGATTTCTTTCATGATGGCTAGATCCATCTAAATCTAGTCATATGCTAGATTTAGCATATGGCTAGATTTCATTTTAAGTATAGTATGCTCTAATAGATTATGCTAAAAGGCCAAACATCTGTAATAGACATCAGGGACTAATTAGTTCTGTAGACTTGGGATAGATAAGTACTTACTGTGTGAAAAGAACAAAGTTGAAAAAGTGAACCAAAATGCAGTTCCGAGCTGATCTTCAAAAGTTCCTTTGAAATCTGGATTTGATTTATGTTCGAAGAACCAAACGATGAACATGGTGTAGAGCAAAATGCTAACTGTCCCTAGCCACATGCTGCCACTGAAAGGTTTTAGAAACAACCAAGCTTTGGTAGGTTCATGTTTGTACTGAACCATCATTGACAAGCCAGAATCAGCATACGGTTGAGTGAACTCCACGTATTTTGATCGATTTGCCATTATAGTTATATCCCCCACAGCAGCATCGAAATTCTGCAAAAAATTTGGTTTGATTCATAAAGCAAAACCAAAGTAAGTTACCACCGAAAGAAGTTATTAAGgctaaaaaaatatcaaaatgagAAACTCAATTTGTCAAAATAAGCTCATATTACCTCATAGCTCTGATCTGTAACATTGAAGACTAGCTCATCATAGGTTCCATTGAAGGGGATAAACTCATAAGGAAAAGCATAGTAGTTCTTCTCCAAATAATCGACAACCTTATAAAAGACATCAATGCTGAATCCAGAATAACGATTCACGTGATCTAAATTATCAACACTTACAATCTGATGAAAACTTGTCTTTCCAGGAACTCCAATCCTCATTGGCTTTGCATTACTAGGCATTATCCATCCTTTTGGATCTCGGGTCAAATGACCAGGCCAATTCACCACACTTCTTAATGTTTTCATGCTACTAGAACCCCCATGAACTTGATCAACATCTTCTAAGAAACCGAATTCTGGTGACCAGAAGCCAAGCTCTTTATAACTCTTTCCTACAACATTTATAATTCCTATATTGGAAGAATCCAATAAACTTCCATCACGAAATCTTATATTCCCACTCAGACCTCGAAAGTCACTTGACAGAATTCCTTTTACCAATTTTTCTGAAGTAGTATTTTCATGACTCCCTAGTCTTGTCACAGCCTGAGAAATGGCCATAATACTATCATACGCACGCAAGGCATGAACTCCAGGCACCAAATTATCCTCCTCGGGAGAATCTGATTTCATAATTTCACGAAATTGAGTTTTCAACTCCTTAAAACTACTAGTTTCTTCAGAGTAATATGACCTGGTTCCTATAGCACCTCCCATTGACATGACAAAAGAAGGTTCACTAGAATCCAAAACACTCGTAATTGAATCTGTAATAATCCAGACAGAATCAGTCCCCATTAATCCAATCCTCTTAGCTTCTCTAAACAGATGTTTGGCCATTGTTACAGAGGATTTCAGTAATATATAAACTCGAGATTTTTTACTCAGCAACTCCACTACCTCGTCACCAATAAATCCTTGGGGGTCAGATAACGAAGAATATGGTGGAAGGACTAAACGATATTCAATTTCCGAACCCTTGTCAATAAGCGCCTGTGATAGGACAGCTAGTGTTCCAGGATCACCGTAGGTGTCATCTTCATAAATAACTATGACTTTTCTCCAGTTGTAGGAATGAACAATGGCTGCAACACTTTCCATCTCTTTGGAGCTGTTGCTAGTCATTTGTATTAGAAAAGGCCACTTTACATGTGTTAGTTTTGGTGAAATAGCCGAAGCTGCAAGTGAAGTAACTGCCACTTGAGCCCGGTTTCCAACATCAGCAACTAGAGCAGCTTCTTCCCATGCCTGTGATCCGCCAACGACAAGTACTTGGACTTTCTCAACTTTAATCAACTGGTCAGCTACAATACATAAGAACACGAATAGTATTTAACAGTGACCGGTTACTTAACATGCGTGTGTTACATATTTTATATATCATCTCAACTTAAAACCTCATAATTTTTCGAAGATTGGTCACTTGGCCTTATGGCTAAAATAACCTTGCTTTCTAAAATTTGAATGCTAGGCACTCCTATGATTTGATTTTTAATTAGTACAAAATTTGATAATTTTTGAATCACTAGTTAATTTCAAGTCCACTTTTTAGTAAGATTGGTATTAAGTATTAACATACATATCACTGAAAACATTCAGACTGGAGGCCTACAGACCCAAATTTATTGAACAGATCGAAAAACAAGCATGAAGCGAAGAAATCTAACCTGCAGTAGCTGCTCTAAAGGGATCACCAGCAGCTATATTCCGGAAATGAAGTATTAGTTTGTGATCTGAAGAGTTGTTAAACTTCTGAACTGCAATTTTCATGGCTGTTTTGTGTTCTTTACCAACTCGAGAGGCCTCATCAATGACTACACCGATAATCGTAGTACTCTTGTTGTCTGCAGCAGCTGTAGTTGAACCATAAGACATAAATGAGAGGAAGAATATTGTCAGTAGACACAATAAACACGAGGGTCTTGAAGATTTCCCAAGGTCTTGAGCATGCATTTTCGCATCAGGTTTGAAGAACATCATTATTTTTATTGTTGCTAATTGATTGAaatattgaaatatatataaTTCTCGACAGCACGTGTTTGTTATAGTTAAAGCTATTTAAAGTAATAGGGTCGGCAccaaaaaaaatattactttagTTAGTTTATTACTTTACCGAAAGTAAAATACACGGTATCCATTATTTTAGAACcggaaaaaaatattattttaacgagattattattttatcaattattaTTTCATTGAGGTTTAACTCTATCTCTTGCTTGATACTCTCCCGTCCCATTTTATATGTTTTTTTAAGTATATTAAGAAAAAAGTTGGTCAAAAATACTGTAACCCTCTATGTGCTTAAACTTAATTAGTGATTTTTGTGTCAAATTAGTCATCTAGTTCGTCACTGGACTAGGCTAAACAAGTAACATGCTTGACTTGACTTGCTGGAATGAATTATTATGCACACAAGAGTCAATGAACTTGTGGGTCAAAGAATTCCCTTGcattaaataaattatatgttTGCTTGCATGACTCGCTCAACCCTTGATTTTGTACGTTTTAAGCAGGTTGAAATTTTAATTATGGTGATTACGAAGCTTCCAGATTAAAAAAAACATGTTTAAGATTATGTAAGCTTAATTTGATAACGAAAATAAACACACAACATATCATAAGTTTTGAAGAATTAAACTATAGTGATGAATTTATAGAGGCTTAATCacatttaaaatattaaaattcgAACAAATATACTTATGTACCCATATATTTGAAAAATGTTCCCTTCTGACTGAGTTACAAAACGTATTTTTTAACATTTGAACCAGGAAAAAATGATATAAATGGAACAGTTCAAGAACAAAAAAATACCTATTCAGTACTTCATGGACACAAAAATGGAGAAAAAAAAAGACATTTTTAAATCATAGGGACATTTAGTTATCCTAGTAGATAACCCGTGCTTTGCACGGCCCGAGTtcaaaatatcaatatttaataatgattataaaaatttattttaatttttttattaaaatatataataaataaaattgtacgattattgtaatttttatttttaaattatatgtagCTTTCATTAATTCAAATCTTATTATAACAATAAACTCAACGTAATTATGTATCTATTGTTCAAAAagacataactaatattttacaTCAAAACTTTAGTCGCGACACGATTGATggataatttaacaaaaaattaaatcaacGGCACTAAATAATTGCATATTAAAATTTTTATTCTTAGCTGAATTTGTGTTTTTTTATAGTTTGTGATTGCATAATTTTTTCTGATAAAATATTCATTATGTATGTACAAATTTGCAATTGGTGCTAAAATAGCATTCTGTATGTATGAATCTAGAAATTACAATGTATATACGATtttgtttatataaaaaaaatataaatatgtaatatataagaataaaaaaATGGGTAAAGTATTAcgtatagaattataagtcatatatgaataaaaaaagaataaaaatggtATATTTAGAGTTATAACAAGATTTAAAAAAAAGGTGAAACCAAAAGTTCGTAAAACCGAAAAGAGTTGAAACCAAAGTATCCCTTAAAAGatgatttccttattaattaataataacacTGTTTAAATGATTccaaattattattttaataaaaaataaaaaagaattctACGAAAAATAGAAATATCGTAGTTATAATATAATTCTAATatatattttgttaaaaaaaacaaaaactcTACATGAAAGAGAACTATAGAGGTGGAACCAAAATACGGCGTAACTGTACTAAGATGAAACCAAGTACCATATCAAGAAATAATCTGGAGTTCTACgaaaatagaattgtaatcatattacggtttgaacaattttattattttttagtggtgaaaccaaaatacaacttttataatATTCATGCCATTTTATTAAAATGTAATTCTACcaacaaattaaaaaatttcaatttaaacaCATGGCCTATTTACTTTGTCGTGGTTTATATTTCTCAGAACCTATTTAGTTGAGccaatttatgaatttatttattttaaaatataagtaaaaataggattcaaacctataaaaataataaaaaattatggcttataaaaaatttaaaaatgagtaaaaataatatatatacaattataagtcatatacgaataaaaagggataaaaataatacacttgGAGTTATAAAAGGTGAAACCCAAAGGTTGTGGAACTAAAAAATAAGTGAATATGTTTGAAAAAtgggtaaaaataatacatatagaattataagtcatataggaatgaaaaagaataaaaatattaCACATAGAGTTATACCATGaatcataaaaacaaaaaaacaaaaggtgatagaaccaaaaaataagtaaaaaataaagtatcacttaaaaaaattattaataaagaaaaacgggtaaaaataatatatatatatatatatagaattataagtcatataggatTCAAAAAGAATAATAAGACAATTAGAGttagagttataacatgaataatgaaaagtgaaaccaaaaggtggtggtacaaaaaataagtgaaaccaaGTATCATTTGAAAGGAGGTTtcttattaataaaggttattaattTGTGCAAACATTTAGACTTAAAAGGTCATTAAAATCAGAATTTCTTAAAATAAGAAACATGagaaataataatttttattgttaaaattgataatattttgaaaatttgaAATTTCAAATTCGGTAAATTGATATTTATTGCAAactaaaaatttcaaattttataaaatcaccaTTTTTAACCAAAAAAATCACAAGTTCTCACCATTGTCATTCTAAGAACTTCTCGTATAAGTAAAAACTTATATGcaacttttaaaaaaaaaataaaagtattttatTTACATGCACAATAACTTGTATATACTTGCTCCATTTGTTTTCTCATATTTCCAGAGACACTACAACTGAATCAGGCTTTTTGACATCACATTTGTCAGCGATTAACTATACAAAGTACAAACGAGATTTCATAGTAAAATTTAGTTGTCAGTTGAGCTAGACAAATGTGCTCAACTTTTTTTTTCTTATAGTAGTAGCCAGCAACCGCTACCTTTCTACTGCGCACTTGATAAACCAGATGGGCTCACACCTGAGCTTTGAATTGCAGCTATAGTTGAATTCCATGCTCTAGAGCCTCAGAAGGACTCATCACTTTCCACCTCGATGAGCCAATATCTTCTCTTTGGTAAAAGGATGTTGCTCTTATCGGAGATATTCTATTGTTAGTTTTGTAAGTGTACCTTACAACTGCAATGGCCTTTCTCAAATCCCCCCCTTCACCTGGGATGTCACCAGCTCCTCCGTTTCTCAGGTTTCGATCTTTGTTTTTCCGGAGGAATACAATTTTGGCTATGAAAAGTAAAATGCAGATTGTAGAAGTGGCACCAGAGATGAGATACATTCCCCAGAAGCTCTCTATGGTGAGGCTACCAGTGTTTTTCGAAACAGAACAGTTAGTTACTGGAGGAAACCACGTCGTTTCCAAGCGTTTAAGAGTACCAGTTTCTGTGATGTTTAGAATGGCTTCTGATACATCTTTAGCTATTGGAGAGCCCTTTTGGAAAACCTGCATGCATGGAACATTCTCAAATTTTATTATCCGtgtgttaggagttgtcccacgtCATTTGCTAGCATATAAGCAGCCATTAACTCCATTATTATGAGGCATTTTGGGATGAGCCCGAAAACAAATTTTAATATCTGTGCTCGTGTCTGATCTTTTAGGGCGGAAATTTGTTAAAGTAATCAAAACGAAAAGGAAGAGAGCTAGAGAAGTAATCACTTACAAATGCAAATCCTCCGAATCTGAAGGAAGGTCCAACAGTAGTGAAGTGATTGCAGTTATCTTTTAGGAAAAATCTTTGGTATGGGAGCTCAATGAATGATGCTGAAATGCCCCCCTTGTCGAATTCAGAAGTATAATCAAATTGGTTAGCCATGTACTTTATGTTCTCAAGTTTCAACACATTTCTCAAGTAATCTCTAACAAATGAACCACCATCACAGCCAACTGTTGCATTTGTATTCCTTAACCACTCTATATCTTCTACCTTTGGCTCAAGCATTTCGACTGTAAGCATTGAACTCAGACTAGCTGTGTAACTGGAAGTAAGAACCAGTACAACAAACAGCCACACCACAATCACCATTTTCGTATAGTTGCTGTAAACCTTTTCTTCTGAAAAAATTCAATTTAATACAAAATAAAAGTTGTGTTGTACAAATTAATAGTAACATGAAATTGAACAAGGTACTCACTGTGTGCAAAGAACAGACTTGAAAAAGTGAACCACATAACCGTGCCAAGCTGATCATGACGCGGCCCTTTGAAATCTGGATTTGATTCACGTTCGAAGAACCAGACAATGAACATAGTGTAGAGCAAAATCCCAAGTGTTGCTAGCCACATACTGAGACTGAAAGGTTTTAGAAACAACCAAGCTCTGGTAGGTTTATGTTTGTACTGGACCATCATTGACAAGCCAGATTCAGCAAATGGCTGTGTGAACTCCACGAGTTTAGCTCGACGTTCTACTATTGTTACATCCCCCACCACAGCATCATAAGTCTTCCAGATTTTTGGTTTGACAGAtgacaaaacaaaacaaaactgtCAACAAGAGCAAGGCAAATTGCTAACTGATACTTTTCAAATAAGACTGCTATCTTTTT
Proteins encoded:
- the LOC141702320 gene encoding glutamate receptor 2.7-like, with product MHAQDLGKSSRPSCLLCLLTIFFLSFMSYGSTTAAADNKSTTIIGVVIDEASRVGKEHKTAMKIAVQKFNNSSDHKLILHFRNIAAGDPFRAATAADQLIKVEKVQVLVVGGSQAWEEAALVADVGNRAQVAVTSLAASAISPKLTHVKWPFLIQMTSNSSKEMESVAAIVHSYNWRKVIVIYEDDTYGDPGTLAVLSQALIDKGSEIEYRLVLPPYSSLSDPQGFIGDEVVELLSKKSRVYILLKSSVTMAKHLFREAKRIGLMGTDSVWIITDSITSVLDSSEPSFVMSMGGAIGTRSYYSEETSSFKELKTQFREIMKSDSPEEDNLVPGVHALRAYDSIMAISQAVTRLGSHENTTSEKLVKGILSSDFRGLSGNIRFRDGSLLDSSNIGIINVVGKSYKELGFWSPEFGFLEDVDQVHGGSSSMKTLRSVVNWPGHLTRDPKGWIMPSNAKPMRIGVPGKTSFHQIVSVDNLDHVNRYSGFSIDVFYKVVDYLEKNYYAFPYEFIPFNGTYDELVFNVTDQSYENFDAAVGDITIMANRSKYVEFTQPYADSGLSMMVQYKHEPTKAWLFLKPFSGSMWLGTVSILLYTMFIVWFFEHKSNPDFKGTFEDQLGTAFWFTFSTLFFSHREKVYSNFTKVVVAVWLFVVLILTSSYTASLSSMLTIQRLEPKVKDIEWLRKTNASVGVDGDSFVKDYLTNVLGLQNIKGIDSQFEYHSDFDRGDISALFLELPYQKVFMQEYCNQYTLVGPTYRFGGLGFVFQKGSPIARDVSEAILIISENGVLEGLEKKWFPSSTNCSAITNTDNLTIESFWGIYLISGVTSTACLLIFIAKLLVFRKKKVLSEITRETGGILAEEGYWRKAIALVRYLKYVQNNKISPVTVSPTMSMLAITVA